One Watersipora subatra chromosome 4, tzWatSuba1.1, whole genome shotgun sequence genomic window carries:
- the LOC137393256 gene encoding uncharacterized protein, which yields MYVRDVDPVASEVRYHKSCYQTYTNFLHYEPKGGRTSAKLKYRLRKQFDRLVFYKPANRTRSEIVYAETASLSDIVADDSLRLARSSTTSEDSVDCNLSQSIPSSASNVNRELYYSGLQIRNVIEDSTKEKCLDNAQHVSSDFEDFDNFDD from the exons ATGTATGTAAGAGACGTGGATCCTGTAGCCTCCGAGGTTCGATATCATAAGTCTTGTTATCAAACATACACCAACTTTCTTCACTATGAACCTAAGGGTGGAAg GACATCAGCTAAGCTAAAGTATCGACTTCGTAAGCAGTTTGACAGATTGGTCTTTTACAAGCCTGCAAACCGAACTCGATCTGAAATTGTCTATGCTGAAACTGCTTCACTGTCTGATATTGTGGCAGATGACAGTCTTCGACTCGCCAGATCATCAACAACTAGTGAAGACTCTGTAGACTGTAATCTTAGCCAGTCGATACCGTCTTCAGCATCTAATGTAAACAGAGAACTGTATTATAGTGGTCTACAAATAAGAAATGTCATAGAAGATTCaacaaaggaaaaatgtttGGACAATGCACAGCATGTTTCCAGTGACTTTGAGGACTTTGATAATTTTGATGATTAA